From one Lotus japonicus ecotype B-129 chromosome 3, LjGifu_v1.2 genomic stretch:
- the LOC130748547 gene encoding probable methyltransferase PMT2 — translation MGVNKTKLLRSKRNNFLFKRFLMAKPSSADSRTRSSVQIFIVVGLCCFFYILGAWQRSGFGKGDSVDLEITKKGADYNIVPNLSFDSHHAGEVSKIDEVDTRPKVFEPCTARYTDYTPCQDQQRAMNFPRGNMVYRERHCPREKEKLHCLIPAPKWYVTPFPWPKSRDYDLYANTPYKSLTVEKAIHNWIQYEGNVFRFPGTYGLQYVFMVLQFNSSIAMLVWICSDWIVFVFY, via the exons ATGGGGGTCAACAAGACAAAGCTCCTGCGGTCCAAAAGGAATAATTTCCTGTTTAAGAG GTTTTTGATGGCAAAGCCAAGTTCAGCTGATAGTAGGACTAGAAGCTCTGTGCAGATCTTTATAGTAGTTGGTTTATGTTGTTTCTTCTATATATTGGGTGCATGGCAGAGAAGTGGTTTTGGAAAGGGAGATAGTGTAGACTTGGAGATTACCAAGAAAGGTGCAGACTATAATATAGTTCCGAATTTAAGTTTTGACTCTCACCATGCTGGTGAAGTTAGCAAAATTGATGAGGTTGATACAAGACCTAAGGTATTTGAACCTTGCACTGCTCGTTATACTGATTACACTCCCTGCCAAGATCAGCAGCGTGCCATGAACTTTCCTAGAGGAAACATGGTTTATCGAGAGAGGCACTGTCCCCGTGAGAAAGAGAAGTTACATTGTTTGATCCCAGCACCCAAATGGTATGTGACTCCATTTCCATGGCCTAAGAGTCGTGATTATGATCTGTATGCAAACACACCCTACAAGAGTCTTACAGTTGAGAAAGCTATTCATAACTGGATCCAATATGAGGGAAATGTGTTTAGATTCCCCGGTACTTATGGTTTGCAATATGTTTTTATGGTCTTGCAATTTAATTCTTCCATTGCAATGTTAGTTTGGATATGTTCAGACTGGATAGTCTTTGTTTTTTATTGA
- the LOC130744054 gene encoding protein MAIN-LIKE 2-like — translation MADEAVLTLGPKNPTLLVKQNKHVSGYVWNQTSKKVLKLRLPHIPLNGVPPQIEQYVRLAGFYEVALCGSLKQDKVLISALVERWRPETHTFHMPFGECTITLQDVAVQLGLNIDGQPVTGVTWCDWSDLVTRALGVTPPRRAIRGSCLNMRWLNQCFDFQNLGALGPAEAEFAARAFILRLIGTFLLPDHSGSHVPLRYLLLIENLALASTYSWGSAVLATLYHELCHATGYERQEIGGCTYLLQIWAWERIPMTAPEIIPMLQIGCPIAGRWGRNPNRVDVGCQTNQIDLWRIKLDKLRAEDVS, via the exons ATGGCAGATGAAGCAGTGCTAACTCTGGGTCCAAAAAATCCGACGTTGTTggtgaaacaaaacaaacatgtGTCGGGATATGTTTGGAACCAAACAAGTAAGAAAGTCTTGAAGCTGAGATTACCCCACATTCCTTTGAATGGTGTCCCTCCACAAATCGAACAATACGTTCGATTGGCCGGATTTTACGAGGTCGCTCTATGTGGTTCTCTCAAACAAGACAAAGTGTTGATATCCGCATTGGTGGAGCGTTGGCGGCCCGAGACGCACACCTTTCATATGCCGTTTGGAGAGTGCACCATCACTCTTCAAGATGTTGCCGTTCAGCTGGGATTAAATATTGATGGGCAACCTGTTACCGGGGTGACATGGTGTGACTGGTCTGATCTCGTTACTCGTGCGCTAGGAGTCACTCCACCGCGACGTGCTATTAGAGGAAGTTGTTTAAACATGAGATGGTTAAACCAGtgttttgattttcaaaacctAGGTGCACTTGGGCCGGCAGAAGCTGAATTTGCTGCAAGAGCATTCATTTTGCGCTTGATTGGCACTTTCTTATTACCCGACCACTCGGGATCACATGTGCCTCTAAGATATCTACTACTAATAGAGAATTTAGCTCTGGCCTCCACGTACAGTTGGGGTTCGGCTGTGCTTGCAACTCTCTATCATGAGTTATGCCATGCAACCGGTTATGAACGACAAGAAATCGGTGGTTGTACTTATTTGCTCCAAATCTGGGCTTGGGAAAGGATTCCAATGACTGCCCCTGAAATCATACCGATGTTGCAAATCGGCTGCCCCATCGCAGGAAG GTGGGGAAGAAACCCAAATCGTGTTGACGTTGGTTGTCAAACGAATCAAATTGATTTGTGGCGGATCAAGCTCGACAAACTGAGAGCTGAAGACGTAAGTTAG
- the LOC130744055 gene encoding uncharacterized protein LOC130744055 yields the protein MDRVIAFVFSRGRVFNGNQGVIFEGQTRSMHLKCNITFDRLKSKIHERLKLQRNQVISRVICRFMTNSNPIFFSPLELVDNQDVSVMMDEFRQQSFMTTLELYVDIAEAGSSSIPASTNPISAQQAFAHEAGGSRGVEEVVHLGDDTVNLDDDYDYHDTDNVDGEEIVSSDDHDEDERLGDRGDSSDSDEGGFDGNLGPPIGLPTPVNVSPETHGVPAPFWNESPHYSYINWEHPDEETDFYTGGDDQTSWQLGDELYINQCFETKKDVQMALKHYCFKLNITYIVAESKPTYFVARCPNGCSWKLRAMCSKKTGMWTVTRWGGQNTCINTIASQDHKKMTSDFICSFILEMIRTHPTVPVSLIQERITGVLKYKVSYFKAWKAKQRAVAQIFGDWEESYDLLPRWLNYMLRFSPGSYYAISTSDIIDCNGNVVVGSKTFKRVFWTFKQCCDAFEYCKPVIQIDGTWLYGKYSGTLLIATTQDENNNVLPIAFAIVEGENLSSWSWFLRLIRMKVTQKQGICLISDRHAGIKAAVRNPANGWQPPNAYHVYCIRHIASNFNRTFKNQKHKLDLINMGYEPCPYLFQRQLRRFRGISPAIRDWIDRIDNQTWSRACDEGGRRYGHMTTNLSEAVNKVLKGARNMPITALVKCTYGRMVDYFVQRGQATAREKAAGHIFCKKVIVAIEKNVLLAGAHIVRTYSIDPHTLPTPFR from the exons ATGGATAGGGTCATTGCTTTTGTGTTTTCTAGAGGTAGAGTTTTCAATGGCAATCAAGGTGTCATTTTTGAAGGTCAAACAAGGTCCATGCATCTCAAATGCAACATCACATTCGACCGCTTGAAGAGTAAAATCCATGAGAGGTTGAAGCTCCAAAGAAACCAAGTAATTTCTAGAGTCATTTGCAGATTTATGACTAACTCAAATCCGATCTTTTTTTCACCTCTTGAGCTAGTTGATAATCAAGATGTGAGTGTCATGATGGATGAATTTCGTCAGCAGTCTTTCATGACAACGCTAGAGTTATACGTTGATATTGCTGAAGCTGGAAGTTCATCAATACCGGCCTCAACCAATCCGATAAGTGCGCAGCAGGCATTCGCTCATGAAGCCGGTGGTAGCCGTGGCGTTGAGGAGGTTGTTCATTTGGGTGATGACACAGTGAATTTGGATGATGATTATGACTACCATGACACTGATAATGTGGATGGTGAGGAGATTGTATCTTCAGATgatcatgatgaagatgaaagattggGTGACAGAGGTGACTCGTCCGACTCGGACGAGGGTGGCTTTGACGGCAATCTCGGACCTCCTATTGGATTACCGACGCCGGTGAATGTTTCTCCCGAAACGCATG GCGTCCCAGCCCCATTTTGGAATGAGTCTCCACACTATTCATATATTAACTGGGAACACCCCGATGAAGAGACAGATTTCTATACTGGCGGGGATGATCAGACATCGTGGCAGCTAGGtgatgaattatatataaaccaGTGTTTTGAGACCAAGAAAGATGTCCAGATGGCCCTCAAGCATTATTGTTTTAAGCTAAATATAACTTATATTGTGGCTGAATCCAAACCCACATACTTTGTGGCAAGATGTCCGAATGGGTGCTCTTGGAAGTTGAGGGCCATGTGTTCTAAAAAAACTGGAATGTGGACGGTAACTAGGTGGGGCGGTCAGAATACATGCATCAATACGATAGCGTCGCAGGACCATAAGAAGATGACATCCGACTTTATCTGTTCATTCATTCTTG AGATGATACGTACCCATCCTACTGTACCTGTTTCTCTTATTCAAGAGAGGATCACTGGTGTGCTCAAGTATAAAGTATCATACTTTAAAGCCTGGAAAGCGAAGCAGAGAGCAGTTGCACAGATCTTTGGTGACTGGGAAGAGTCATATGACTTGCTCCCTAGATGGCTGAATTATATGCTTCGGTTTTCCCCTGGGTCCTATTACGCAATATCCACAAGTGATATTATCGACTGTAATGGTAATGTAGTTGTCGGTTCAAAGACATTTAAACGTGTGTTTTGGACCTTCAAACAATGTTGTGATGCTTTCGAGTACTGCAAGCCTGTGATACAGATTGATGGGACATGGCTCTACGGCAAGTATAGTGGAACTTTACTCATTGCAACAACACAGGACGAGAACAACAATGTTTTGCCAATTGCATTTGCAATTGTCGAGGGGGAAAATCTGAGCTCCTGGTCATGGTTTCTACGCTTGATACGTATGAAGGTCACCCAAAAACAGGGTATATGTTTGATATCTGACAGACACGCTGGCATCAAGGCGGCAGTACGCAATCCCGCTAACGGGTGGCAGCCACCAAACGCTTATCATGTTTACTGCATCCGCCACATTGCCAGCAATTTTAATCGTACGTTCAAGAATCAAAAGCACAAGCTTGACCTGATCAATATGG GTTACGAGCCTTGTCCATATCTTTTTCAGAGACAACTCCGCCGGTTTCGAGGAATAAGTCCAGCTATCAGAGATTGGATTGACCGCATCGACAATCAGACATGGAGTCGAGCATGCGATGAGGGTGGGCGTCGATACGGCCATATGACAACAAACTTATCTGAGGCCGTTAACAAAGTGTTGAAGGGTGCAAGAAATATGCCTATAACTGCATTGGTGAAATGCACGTACGGGAGGATGGTGGATTACTTTGTTCAGAGAGGTCAGGCAACAGCTCGTGAAAAGGCCGCTGGCCACATATTCTGTAAAAAGGTCATTGTAGCCATAGAAAAGAATGTTCTACTTGCAGGTGCTCATATCGTGCGCACATACAGCATCGATCCGCATACTTTGCCAACACCGTTCCGGTAG
- the LOC130749806 gene encoding L-type lectin-domain containing receptor kinase S.4-like: protein MANLLLQLFPVLLFLLIPVSPQPDNLLYTGFKGSGAENLTLNGVAEIEKNGILRLTNETSKIMGHAFHPTPFQFKNPRNGKAFSFSSSFALVIVPEYPKLGGHGMAFTISPSKDLNALPSQYLGLLNKTNIGNLSNHLLAVEFDTVQDFEFKDINDNHVGININNLVSNASAPAGYFTEDSSSSSKQNLTLQSGKPILAWVDYDSAVNVISVTLSSSSSKPKKPILSYALDLSPILQESMYVGFSASTGLLASSHYVLGWSLKINGPAPPLDLSSLPNLPGPKKKHTSVIIGVSVFFVLALSAAILFGIYMWRKYKNADVIEDWELEIGPHRYSYQELKKATKGFKEKELLGQGGFGQVYRGTLPNSKTQVAVKRVSHDSSQGLREFVSEIASIGRLRHRNLVQLLGWCRRRGDLLLVYDFMANGSLDKYLFDEPETILNWEQRFKIIKDVASALLYLHEGYEQVVIHRDVKASNVLLDSELNGKLGDFGLARLYEHGANPSTTKVVGTLGYLAPEFSRTGKATPSSDVFAFGALLLEVACGFRPIEANALPDDLILVDWVWKKYKEGRALDVVDPKLNGVFDESEVLKVLKMGLLCSSNAATDRPSMRQVVRFLDGEVGLPDELRKSGEIGHQDGFDEFLHSVEPSSFDKRSSSSSIKHGDLNSGFSSFTSELRNSHNTF from the coding sequence ATGGCCAACCTGCTTCTTCAACTCTTCCCTGTCTTGCTCTTCCTTCTGATCCCAGTTTCACCTCAGCCTGATAATCTCCTCTATACAGGATTCAAGGGTTCTGGAGCTGAAAATCTAACCTTGAATGGGGTAGCAGAGATAGAGAAAAATGGAATACTGAGGCTAACAAATGAGACAAGTAAGATAATGGGTCATGCTTTTCATCCAACCCCTTTTCAATTCAAGAACCCTAGAAATGGTAAGgctttctccttttcttcctcATTTGCTCTTGTTATTGTCCCTGAGTATCCAAAGCTTGGTGGGCATGGCATGGCTTTCACCATTTCACCTTCCAAGGATCTCAATGCTCTTCCTAGCCAGTACCTTGGTCTCctcaacaaaaccaacattgGGAACTTATCCAACCACCTCTTGGCTGTTGAGTTTGACACAGTCCAAGATTTTGAGTTTAAGGATATCAATGACAACCATGTTGGAATCAACATCAACAACTTGGTTTCCAATGCTTCTGCCCCAGCAGGGTATTTCACTGAGGATTCAAGTTCAAGTTCCAAACAAAATCTTACTCTCCAAAGTGGGAAACCAATTCTAGCTTGGGTTGATTATGATTCTGCTGTAAATGTTATCAGTGTTAccctttcttcatcttcttcaaaaccCAAAAAACCAATCTTGTCCTATGCCTTAGATCTCTCACCAATTCTTCAGGAATCTATGTATGTTGGGTTCTCTGCTTCAACAGGTTTGCTTGCTAGCTCCCATTATGTATTGGGTTGGAGCTTGAAAATCAATGGACCAGCTCCACCCCTTGAtctctcttctctcccaaaCCTTCCAGGGCCAAAGAAGAAACATACATCTGTCATAATTGGAGTTTCAGTATTTTTTGTTCTTGCACTTTCTGCTGCTATCTTATTTGGCATTTACATGTGGAGAAAATACAAGAATGCTGATGTGATAGAAGATTGGGAGCTTGAGATTGGGCCACACAGATACTCCTACCAAGAGCTCAAGAAGGCCACAAAAGGTTTCAAGGAAAAAGAGTTACTTGGGCAAGGTGGGTTTGGTCAAGTTTATAGAGGAACATTGCCAAATTCCAAGACCCAAGTAGCTGTTAAGAGAGTTTCACATGACTCATCACAAGGGCTAAGGGAATTTGTGTCAGAAATAGCCAGTATAGGCCGGCTTCGCCATCGGAATTTGGTTCAGCTTCTGGGGTGGTGTCGCCGCCGCGGTGACCTCCTCCTTGTGTATGATTTCATGGCTAATGGAAGCTTGGACAAGTACTTGTTTGATGAGCCGGAAACCATCTTAAATTGGGAACAAAGGTTCAAGATCATAAAGGATGTTGCTTCAGCACTTCTGTATCTACATGAAGGCTATGAGCAGGTGGTGATACACAGGGATGTGAAAGCTAGCAATGTGCTTCTAGATAGTGAACTCAATGGAAAACTAGGAGATTTTGGGTTAGCAAGATTGTATGAACATGGGGCTAACCCAAGCACCACAAAAGTTGTGGGAACTTTAGGCTATTTGGCACCTGAGTTTTCTAGAACAGGAAAAGCCACTCCTAGCTCTGATGTTTTTGCATTTGGGGCACTATTACTTGAGGTGGCATGTGGGTTTAGACCAATTGAGGCAAATGCATTACCAGATGATTTGATTTTGGTGGATTGGGTTTGGAAGAAATATAAAGAAGGGAGAGCACTTGATGTGGTGGACCCAAAACTAAATGGTGTTTTTGATGAAAGTGAGGTGCTCAAGGTGTTGAAAATGGGGCTATTGTGTTCAAGTAATGCAGCCACGGATAGGCCTAGCATGAGGCAGGTGGTGAGGTTTTTGGATGGTGAAGTTGGTTTGCCAGATGAGTTGAGAAAGTCAGGGGAGATAGGTCACCAGGATGGTTTTGATGAATTCTTGCACTCTGTTGAACCTTCCTCATTTGATAAGAGGAGTTCAAGCTCCTCTATTAAACATGGAGACTTGAATTctggtttttcttcttttactaGTGAGTTAAGAAATTCACACAACACTTTCTAA
- the LOC130749807 gene encoding uncharacterized protein LOC130749807 yields MFMLAATKPLLSNFHYFHRQCHFTLPLLLMSNPGTPTRVSASFYSSSSPVHAPLKRVGTHNGSFHCDEALGCFMIRLTNKFFNAEIVRTRDPQVLEGLDAVLDVGGVYDPSRDRYDHHQKGFVEVFGHGFSTKLSSAGLVYKHFGKEIIANQLKVDEEHQDVHFIYLAVYRSFMEAIDAVDNGINQFDTDQPPKYVNNTHLSSRVGRLNLDWTDPDQSPEKENEAFQRAMALAGSEFLDSVRFHVNSWLPARSIVMETIAARQSIDPSGEIIVLNKFCPWKLHLFELEGELKIDPPIKYVLYEDERSKQWRVQAVGVSPDRFESRKALPSQWRGLRDDDLSKESGIPGCVFVHMSGFIGGNQSFDGALAMARAALKM; encoded by the exons ATGTTCATGTTGGCAGCAACAAAACCATTACTAAGCAATTTCCATTATTTCCACAGGCAGTGTCACTTCACTCTTCCGCTTCTTCTAATGTCAAATCCAGGAACTCCAACTAGGGTTTCTGCATCCTTCtactcttcttcctctcccgTTCACGCGCCCCTCAAGCGCGTCGGCACCCACAATGGATCCTTTCACTGTGATGAAGCCCTTGGCTGCTTCATGATTCGCCTCACCAACAAGTTCTTCAACGCTGAAATCGTTCGCACTAGAGACCCCCAG GTGTTGGAGGGTCTTGATGCTGTTCTTGATGTTGGGGGAGTGTATGACCCCTCCCGAGATCGGTATGATCATCACCAGAAAGGATTTGTGGAGGTTTTTGGGCATGGTTTCTCCACTAAATTGAGTAGTGCTGGTCTTGTCTATAAG CATTTTGGAAAGGAGATCATAGCTAATCAACTTAAGGTAGATGAAGAGCACCAAGATGTGCATTTCATATATTTGGCTGTTTATAGGAGCTTCATGGAG GCAATTGATGCTGTCGACAATGGGATCAATCAGTTTGACACAGACCAGCCTCCAAAATATGTGAATAATACTCATTTATCCTCAAGAGTAGGAAGGTTAAATTTGGATTGGACAGATCCTGATCAGTCACCTGAAAAGGAAAATGAGGCCTTTCAACGTGCCATGGCTCTTGCTGGCTCTGAGTTTCTGGAT AGTGTGCGATTTCATGTAAACTCATGGTTACCAGCAAGGTCAATTGTAATGGAGACTATTGCAGCTAGACAATCTATTGATCCTAGTGGAGAAATTATAGTTTTGAATAAATTCTGCCCT TGGAAACTTCACTTATTTGAGCTCGAGGGGGAGTTGAAAATTGATCCTCCAATCAAATATGTCCTGTATGAG GACGAGAGAAGCAAACAGTGGCGAGTGCAGGCAGTTGGAGTATCTCCTGATAGGTTCGAGAGCCGAAAGGCTCTACCGTCACAGTGGCGAGGTTTAAGGGATGATGATTTGTCAAAGGAGTCTGGCATTCCTGGCTGTGTATTTGTGCACATGAGTGGATTTATTGGCGGAAACCAAAGTTTTGATGGAGCCTTGGCCATGGCAAGAGCTGCTTTGAAGATGTAG